The following proteins come from a genomic window of Purpureocillium takamizusanense chromosome 13, complete sequence:
- a CDS encoding uncharacterized protein (EggNog:ENOG503PB0W~SECRETED:SignalP(1-19~SECRETED:cutsite=VSA-YP~SECRETED:prob=0.9509)), translating to MHFTTLALSVALGGSLVSAYPITGTTVNCRSGPGTSFKVVKSYKLNEDVKVTCQTRGENVKGDTLWDKTSDGCYVADFYVKTGTSNMVVGECSGGGGDNTPPPPSGGNLPTLNAVQSKNARAIIEQTKKQGLGRQGCEAAITTGLTESQIKILANKKVPASLKYHYDGMGSDHDSVGIFQQRAMYYKDIKCDMDAACSAKLFFNGMTAIKGWKTMDIAKLCQSVQRSAVPTAYRKYTSQAKKICAAGGL from the exons atgcATTTCACAACCCTTGCCCTCtccgtcgccctcggtggCTCCCTGGTCAGCGCGTATCCCATCACGGGAACCACTGTCAACTGCCGCTCTGGTCCCGGAACCAGCTTCAAGGTTGTCAAGTCGTACAAGCTCAACGAGGATGTCAAGGTTACCTGCCAAACGCGCGGCGAGAATGTCAAGGGCGATACGCTCTGGGACAAGACTTCCGATGGCTGCTACGTCGCCGACTTCTACGTCAAGACGGGCACGAGCAACATGGTCGTCGGAGaatgcagcggcggcggcggcgacaacacccctcctcccccatctGGAGGCAACCTGCCGACCCTCAACGCTGTCCAAAGCAAGAACGCTCGCGCCATTATTGAGCAAACCAAAAAGCAGGGGCTCGGCCGACAGGGCTGCGAGGCGGCCATTACCACTGGTCTTACCGAG TCGCAAATCAAGATTCTCGCCAACAAGAAAGTGCCGGCGTCTCTGAAGTACCACTACGACGGCATGGGCTCTGACCACGACAGTGTCGGCATCTTCCAGCAGCGAGCCATGTACTACAAGGACATCAAGTGCGACATGGACGCCGCTTGCTCCGCCAAGTTGTTCTTCAACGGCATGACGGCCATCAAGGGATGGAAGACCATGGATATTGCGAAGCTCTGCCAATCCGTGCAGAGGTCGGCTGTGCCTACTGCCTACCGCAAGTATACCAGCCAGGCCAAGAAGAtctgtgctgctggtggcctCTAA